The following proteins come from a genomic window of Paenibacillus swuensis:
- a CDS encoding AbrB/MazE/SpoVT family DNA-binding domain-containing protein has protein sequence MKLESEIRTKYQITIPEEIRVKAKLTVGDTLLWQYDEVHEDIIVMPKPKSFSEKLWGLGKEIWAGEPGDEYIRKERDPW, from the coding sequence TTGAAGTTAGAAAGCGAGATTCGCACTAAATATCAAATTACAATACCGGAAGAGATTCGGGTTAAAGCCAAATTAACCGTAGGTGACACGTTATTATGGCAATATGATGAAGTGCATGAGGACATTATTGTGATGCCAAAGCCTAAGTCATTTTCCGAAAAGTTATGGGGTCTTGGCAAAGAAATATGGGCCGGTGAACCCGGGGACGAGTACATACGGAAGGAGAGAGATCCATGGTGA
- a CDS encoding response regulator produces MYQVLLVDDETSVVDALAIRIPWQELGIDQVFKAYSAYEAIEWFQAENIDLVITDIRMPGMTGLELIGKLKALKSRTKCVLLTGFAEFEYAKQALQSEASDYLLKPVSNEDLIATVRRLVEELAEEWEEVSSFQRASYTLKENLPLLRANLLTDLLGGFKMNTDSLSEKLHLLEIPFRPGDGYCMLLLRMEDEFLKYENYGIDLIEYAVFNMAEEIFGADFHVWFGKDTHAYLVLLIKVDSNSAQALDSGRALLESKAAELQSSVKQYLKGTVTVLLSNQSLFPSGVAEVYDTMLLEMRKIARGHNGFLKTVEVQANKVYIQSLQSLYEPPMFSQLLEAGRWEEAGEKLDQIFAELSVKWGDSVEHINEVYYTIISAYNYIAHKSGKQLVDIIGLKQMELELPQRRFMDRFREWALSGLNAIRDELDRENRNANTAIIKQAQQFMEERLSDDVSLQAIANHVYLNPGYLSKLYKLETGENISDYLYRLRMDKSAFYLKNSNHKIQEICELLGYQNTSYFIKMFKKHFGVTPQDYRNSL; encoded by the coding sequence ATGTATCAGGTATTGTTGGTAGACGACGAGACATCTGTAGTAGACGCGTTAGCGATTCGGATTCCCTGGCAGGAGCTGGGGATTGATCAGGTGTTTAAAGCTTATTCCGCGTACGAAGCAATAGAATGGTTCCAGGCGGAGAATATCGATCTGGTCATTACCGACATCCGGATGCCGGGTATGACCGGGTTGGAACTAATCGGGAAGCTTAAGGCGCTAAAGAGCCGCACCAAATGTGTATTGCTGACGGGTTTCGCCGAATTCGAGTACGCGAAGCAGGCATTGCAGTCGGAGGCATCCGATTATCTGTTAAAGCCGGTCAGCAATGAGGATTTGATCGCCACTGTGAGACGTCTGGTGGAAGAATTGGCGGAGGAATGGGAAGAGGTCAGTTCCTTTCAACGGGCCTCGTATACATTAAAGGAAAACTTGCCGTTGCTGCGAGCCAACTTATTGACGGATTTATTAGGCGGATTCAAAATGAATACCGACAGCCTGTCAGAGAAACTGCATCTGTTGGAAATTCCATTTCGGCCGGGAGACGGCTATTGTATGCTGCTGCTTCGGATGGAAGATGAATTTCTCAAATACGAGAATTACGGCATTGATCTGATAGAATACGCGGTTTTTAATATGGCGGAGGAAATTTTCGGTGCGGATTTTCACGTTTGGTTCGGCAAGGACACGCATGCGTATCTTGTACTCCTGATCAAGGTAGATTCGAATTCAGCGCAAGCATTAGACAGCGGCAGAGCCTTATTGGAGAGCAAAGCGGCGGAGTTACAGAGCAGCGTGAAGCAATATCTCAAGGGAACCGTTACCGTGTTGCTCAGCAACCAAAGCCTGTTTCCAAGCGGTGTCGCCGAGGTTTATGACACGATGTTACTTGAGATGCGCAAAATTGCCCGGGGGCATAACGGATTCCTAAAGACCGTAGAGGTGCAGGCGAATAAAGTGTATATTCAATCCTTGCAAAGTCTTTATGAGCCGCCGATGTTCAGTCAACTGCTGGAAGCGGGACGATGGGAGGAAGCGGGGGAGAAGCTCGACCAGATTTTTGCCGAATTGTCCGTGAAGTGGGGGGACTCGGTGGAGCACATAAACGAGGTGTATTACACGATCATTTCCGCCTATAATTACATCGCGCACAAGAGCGGCAAGCAGTTGGTCGACATTATCGGTTTAAAGCAAATGGAGTTGGAATTACCGCAGCGGCGCTTTATGGACCGGTTTCGGGAGTGGGCGCTTAGCGGCCTGAACGCTATCCGGGATGAGCTCGACCGTGAGAATCGCAACGCGAACACCGCGATTATCAAGCAGGCGCAGCAATTTATGGAGGAGCGTCTCTCGGATGATGTGTCGCTGCAGGCGATTGCCAACCACGTTTACCTGAATCCGGGCTATCTGTCCAAGCTGTACAAGCTGGAAACCGGCGAGAACATCAGCGATTATCTGTATCGTCTGCGTATGGACAAGTCGGCCTTTTATCTCAAAAATTCCAATCACAAGATTCAAGAAATCTGCGAGCTGCTCGGGTACCAGAATACGTCCTATTTCATCAAAATGTTCAAGAAACACTTCGGCGTCACCCCGCAGGATTATCGCAACAGTTTGTAG
- a CDS encoding serine hydrolase domain-containing protein — translation MLLEHIVGKEFGASCCSISYHVKGQPVYEQLSGRASFALDAPEITEDTLFNVGSVTKPVTSALIVKLAELGLVSLHDSVQRYIPEFKFAEVTLLQLLTHTSGLDGDIQVEWPKKGKRDAYLNTLYGIDYLRYAPDEANSYFTFGYSVLMDVLERVTGQSLEQFAQEQLFGPLGMRRSTFEPERVWASAGEEREDGTGRKPATDVMQTDAAGSVPGGAAIKVLPLHQESLEPETQLDGLDVTGDSGLHSTAADLMRFGRMLLDGGRYEDRQIFSGAATALMLREVTGGRFGRTPLFWKRTSRDLHGATNVDVHRCFSDFASPEAMGHNGFSGCMFFLDPAWDAVGVILTNSRRLHSDGRNYAKLSNVLMSLA, via the coding sequence ATGCTTTTGGAACATATTGTAGGCAAGGAATTCGGAGCTTCCTGTTGCTCGATTTCATATCATGTGAAGGGGCAACCGGTGTATGAGCAGTTGAGCGGGCGGGCAAGTTTTGCGCTGGATGCTCCCGAGATTACAGAGGATACCCTGTTTAATGTAGGCTCGGTTACGAAACCCGTCACGAGCGCGCTTATAGTGAAGCTTGCGGAGTTAGGCTTGGTGTCTCTACACGATTCTGTGCAGCGTTATATACCGGAGTTTAAGTTTGCTGAAGTGACCTTACTGCAACTGTTGACGCACACGAGCGGACTGGACGGGGACATTCAGGTGGAGTGGCCGAAGAAGGGGAAGCGCGATGCGTACCTGAACACCCTTTACGGGATTGACTATTTACGCTACGCGCCGGATGAGGCGAATTCGTATTTCACGTTTGGCTATTCCGTTCTGATGGATGTGCTGGAACGTGTCACAGGGCAGAGCTTGGAGCAATTTGCGCAGGAGCAGTTGTTCGGACCGCTGGGGATGAGGCGGAGCACGTTTGAGCCGGAGCGTGTCTGGGCGAGTGCGGGTGAGGAACGCGAGGATGGGACGGGGCGAAAGCCGGCCACGGACGTTATGCAGACGGATGCGGCTGGAAGCGTTCCAGGAGGGGCAGCTATTAAAGTGCTGCCCCTGCATCAAGAGTCGCTGGAGCCGGAGACGCAGCTCGACGGGCTGGACGTGACGGGCGACAGCGGCTTGCACTCCACGGCGGCCGATCTGATGCGATTCGGCCGCATGCTGTTGGACGGCGGTCGCTATGAGGACCGCCAGATCTTCTCGGGCGCAGCAACGGCGTTGATGCTGCGCGAGGTGACTGGCGGCCGCTTCGGACGGACGCCGCTGTTTTGGAAGCGGACGTCGCGCGATCTGCATGGCGCGACGAACGTGGATGTGCACCGCTGCTTCAGCGACTTCGCCTCTCCGGAGGCGATGGGTCATAACGGCTTCAGCGGGTGCATGTTCTTCCTCGACCCGGCGTGGGACGCGGTCGGGGTGATCTTGACCAACAGCCGGCGCCTGCACAGCGACGGCCGTAACTATGCCAAACTCAGCAACGTGCTGATGAGTTTGGCATAG
- a CDS encoding ABC transporter permease, with the protein MNDTNIEIRPVAPKMNRKKISRRSNTLLYAMMLPAVILTFIFSYLPIGGLVMAFQEYQPWLGFTKSPWVGLEQFRTILSFPDAIQVIWNTLIIASGKIIAGLIVPFVFALMLNEVRNKAFKGSVQTLVYLPHFLSWVILGGILLDLLSPSGGLVNRFIGVFGIEPIFFLGDGDWFRFTAIVSDVWKEFGFSTIVYLAALAGINPSLYEAAEVDGASRWKQTVHVTIPSLIPMAIVLGTLSLGNVLNGGFDQIFNLYSSLVYSKGDIIDTYVYRMGIESGQLSFGAAFGLFKSVVSTVLIVISYGLAYRYGNYRIF; encoded by the coding sequence ATGAACGACACGAATATTGAAATCCGACCCGTTGCGCCGAAGATGAACCGCAAGAAAATTTCGCGGAGAAGTAATACGCTGCTTTACGCGATGATGCTGCCTGCGGTCATTCTAACTTTTATTTTCTCTTACCTGCCGATCGGCGGTTTAGTGATGGCTTTCCAGGAGTATCAGCCATGGCTCGGTTTTACGAAATCGCCCTGGGTGGGACTTGAGCAGTTCAGAACGATTCTCAGCTTTCCGGATGCGATTCAAGTTATTTGGAATACATTGATTATCGCGAGCGGCAAAATTATCGCCGGACTCATTGTGCCTTTCGTCTTCGCGCTAATGCTGAATGAAGTACGAAACAAGGCGTTTAAAGGAAGCGTCCAAACTCTGGTGTATTTACCTCACTTTCTGTCTTGGGTTATTCTCGGGGGTATTTTGCTGGACTTGTTGTCTCCTTCAGGAGGTCTGGTGAATCGCTTCATCGGGGTATTCGGTATCGAGCCGATTTTCTTCCTGGGTGACGGCGACTGGTTCCGGTTCACGGCGATTGTCAGTGACGTGTGGAAAGAATTCGGATTCTCGACCATTGTTTATCTGGCCGCATTGGCCGGCATTAATCCTTCCCTATACGAGGCGGCCGAGGTGGACGGAGCTTCCCGGTGGAAGCAGACGGTTCATGTCACCATTCCCTCTCTGATACCGATGGCCATCGTGCTGGGTACGCTTTCGCTTGGCAACGTGCTTAACGGCGGCTTCGACCAGATCTTCAACCTCTACAGCTCATTGGTGTATTCCAAAGGCGATATTATTGATACTTACGTGTACCGTATGGGCATTGAGAGCGGTCAACTGAGCTTTGGCGCGGCCTTCGGGTTGTTCAAATCCGTTGTTTCCACCGTATTGATCGTCATTTCTTACGGCTTGGCTTACCGGTACGGAAACTACAGAATCTTCTAG
- a CDS encoding spermidine synthase, producing MRLLAKEFDNHHEILVYETNELYGERGNFRVLQFSGDAVQGALDLNHPERIVFEYPRAMIHLMEHNHPSFERVFVIGHGIGTLARHYSEKHFKIAELNETVVALSRQYFEYNKDDVVIGDGRQLLSQEAASVYDVIILDAFTDQGTPRHLTSKEFFNMAKEKMDEEGMVLLNLIGKGEGDRLIHAIHTTVGAVFAYTKRFVLPADGKRDVINTLIVGRNQPIEHQTRQMAGFMETGSVAGHVIWD from the coding sequence ATGCGTTTACTGGCAAAAGAGTTCGACAACCACCACGAAATTCTCGTCTACGAAACAAACGAGTTGTATGGCGAGCGAGGGAACTTTCGGGTGCTGCAGTTTTCCGGCGATGCTGTTCAAGGGGCACTGGATCTGAATCATCCAGAGCGAATCGTATTCGAGTACCCGCGGGCGATGATTCATCTGATGGAACATAATCATCCGTCGTTTGAGCGGGTGTTTGTGATCGGACACGGGATCGGGACGCTTGCGCGCCACTATTCGGAGAAGCACTTTAAGATCGCCGAGTTGAACGAGACAGTGGTGGCGTTGAGTCGGCAATATTTTGAATATAACAAGGATGATGTTGTGATTGGGGATGGACGGCAGCTTCTGTCGCAGGAGGCGGCATCGGTATACGATGTCATCATTCTGGATGCGTTCACGGACCAAGGCACCCCGCGGCATTTGACGTCAAAGGAATTTTTCAACATGGCCAAAGAGAAGATGGACGAGGAAGGCATGGTGCTACTGAACCTGATTGGAAAAGGGGAGGGCGACAGGCTGATTCATGCTATACATACGACGGTGGGAGCGGTGTTCGCGTATACCAAGAGGTTTGTATTGCCTGCGGACGGAAAGCGTGATGTGATCAACACCCTGATTGTTGGGCGGAATCAGCCGATTGAGCACCAAACGCGTCAAATGGCCGGGTTTATGGAGACGGGTTCGGTTGCGGGTCATGTGATATGGGATTGA
- a CDS encoding type 2 periplasmic-binding domain-containing protein: protein MKSLRTKGISKKVLNTALIATLLFVSACSNNGGGNTETTNGNKPANNAANANQPAETVDPLGKYAEPVTMTTAKVLEGDVKFKEGESIDNNILDKTIEQDLNIKMKYLWTAASDPENTEKVRLALSANQELPDMLSTRDPLLFGQLVQSGKYMPIEELFEKYAIDSWKQAAEKHPETWRGVTVDGKKYGLPSYNVIGGSNVMWIREDWLKKLNLQAPKTVDEMDAVLDAFTNKDPDGDGKKDTFGTVIAPKNAAINASWLGSANFAFAGDGAIPNDNIWIENAEGKIYQPLLTPEVKPGLQRLQDWMKKGYMPKDSGIYDEMKAGEMFTKGDVGIVFGSYWLSVWPFPDLLKNVPGSEFKPYPYPTGKDGTLKVTKESPINGNIVMIKKDAKNPEAVMKYMNWFYKNYLDPDKGSKYEFGLAEGYDWATVDGQPTNDKAKLGDAYIDVVRISVPKDFRFPDMWVDMLTKFTAGGKPETPLEVKQFGGEDTHSLAAAKMNLDMLASGAQVDSVVGVPVTKTMLAKNSMLDKIRKETISKIIYGEMTVDQYDKFLEDYRKAGYAKIEEEVNEWYATTK from the coding sequence ATGAAATCACTAAGAACCAAGGGGATTAGCAAGAAAGTCTTGAATACCGCGTTGATCGCTACATTGTTGTTCGTGTCCGCATGCAGCAACAACGGCGGAGGCAATACCGAGACAACCAACGGAAACAAGCCGGCAAACAATGCCGCCAATGCGAACCAACCGGCGGAGACTGTTGATCCGTTGGGTAAATACGCGGAACCGGTCACCATGACCACAGCCAAGGTGTTGGAAGGCGATGTAAAGTTTAAAGAGGGCGAAAGCATCGACAATAACATCCTGGACAAGACGATTGAGCAAGATCTGAATATCAAGATGAAGTATCTATGGACGGCCGCTTCCGACCCGGAAAACACAGAGAAAGTACGTCTGGCGCTCTCCGCGAATCAGGAGCTGCCTGATATGCTTTCCACAAGGGATCCGCTTCTGTTCGGTCAACTGGTGCAATCCGGTAAATATATGCCGATTGAGGAATTGTTCGAGAAATACGCCATCGATTCTTGGAAACAAGCGGCGGAGAAACATCCGGAAACATGGCGCGGTGTTACCGTAGACGGCAAGAAGTATGGTCTGCCCAGCTATAACGTCATCGGCGGCAGCAATGTCATGTGGATTCGCGAAGATTGGTTAAAGAAATTGAACTTGCAAGCACCTAAGACCGTTGACGAGATGGATGCCGTTCTGGATGCCTTCACGAATAAAGATCCGGACGGAGACGGTAAGAAGGATACGTTTGGTACGGTGATCGCCCCTAAGAATGCCGCAATCAACGCCAGTTGGTTAGGAAGCGCGAACTTCGCTTTTGCCGGGGACGGTGCGATTCCGAATGATAATATCTGGATTGAGAATGCGGAAGGCAAGATCTACCAGCCGTTGCTTACGCCCGAAGTGAAACCAGGCTTACAACGTTTGCAAGATTGGATGAAGAAAGGCTATATGCCGAAAGACAGCGGGATCTATGATGAGATGAAGGCCGGTGAAATGTTCACGAAAGGCGATGTCGGCATTGTCTTCGGATCGTATTGGTTATCTGTCTGGCCATTCCCTGACTTGCTGAAGAATGTTCCGGGTTCCGAATTCAAACCATACCCTTATCCTACGGGTAAAGACGGCACGTTAAAGGTAACGAAGGAAAGTCCGATTAACGGCAATATTGTCATGATCAAGAAAGATGCGAAGAATCCGGAAGCGGTTATGAAATACATGAACTGGTTCTACAAAAATTATCTCGATCCGGATAAAGGCTCCAAATACGAATTTGGCTTGGCGGAAGGTTATGATTGGGCAACCGTCGACGGGCAACCTACGAATGACAAAGCCAAGCTGGGTGATGCTTATATTGATGTCGTTCGTATATCCGTTCCGAAAGATTTCAGATTCCCGGATATGTGGGTGGATATGCTTACGAAATTCACCGCGGGCGGCAAGCCGGAAACACCGCTGGAGGTTAAACAATTCGGCGGTGAAGACACCCATTCTCTTGCGGCGGCCAAGATGAATCTGGATATGCTGGCAAGCGGCGCGCAGGTGGATTCCGTTGTCGGGGTTCCTGTAACGAAGACGATGCTTGCGAAGAACTCCATGCTGGATAAGATTCGTAAAGAAACGATTTCCAAAATCATTTACGGTGAAATGACGGTGGACCAATACGACAAGTTCCTTGAGGACTATCGCAAAGCCGGTTACGCCAAGATTGAAGAAGAAGTGAACGAGTGGTACGCCACAACCAAATAA
- a CDS encoding type II toxin-antitoxin system VapC family toxin yields the protein MVIPFSSVKKIAIDTNIFIYVFEENPAFGEQAKQLLEQVEEGLYTAVTSAISLAEILVKPVRDGNLTLEKQYKLLFAHFPNLFVAPVDTKVAERAAFLRGKYGIKMPDALLIATAIVENAEVFVTNDLRLEQVEEIPCLRLDQLQHKEERA from the coding sequence ATGGTGATACCCTTCTCTTCTGTAAAGAAAATAGCGATAGATACGAATATTTTTATATATGTTTTTGAAGAGAATCCGGCCTTTGGGGAGCAAGCCAAGCAATTATTGGAACAAGTTGAAGAAGGACTATACACTGCGGTTACTTCCGCCATTTCATTAGCTGAAATCCTGGTAAAGCCGGTTCGGGACGGGAATTTAACGCTGGAAAAACAATATAAATTGTTGTTCGCTCATTTTCCGAATTTATTTGTTGCGCCGGTTGACACGAAAGTTGCGGAGAGAGCCGCTTTTTTAAGGGGGAAATATGGAATAAAAATGCCGGATGCTCTGTTAATTGCGACTGCGATTGTTGAGAATGCTGAGGTATTTGTAACCAATGACCTGCGATTAGAGCAAGTTGAAGAAATCCCATGTCTCCGACTCGACCAACTGCAACACAAAGAGGAGCGGGCGTAA
- a CDS encoding sensor histidine kinase, producing the protein MKLNIFSKLLILLSFILFPVVLLYGYSNWTSVNVIKTQIQELNYNRLSFFMDQVESNTDQIAVLTSVFARDYSVQSLQARNNFSTYNEISSLNAVEHKLRLQQLASQWKNQIVLYYPQAGLIVPNNLVSKESFRLKDIITNKPKMWVYEKAEGGANTGYQFTHYVVDNYSDDPGEILQVTKAYFSTKILTDMLHEFNQNKAGETFLYHPVHGDLSNPDQPVRHKAQLMQLLRTKPLESMRNQTVEFEGQAYMVNALKSDNLDWYLMDVVPINSILSPITQNRNLFYSSIAVLLLLGTLASMWLYRNVQVPIKELLMAFRRMRHGDYSVRVERATGGEFDDLFSGFNYMADETQHLIEKVYTEQLQSKEAKLKQLQSQINPHFLYNCLFYIMNMATLKDEEAVVAMSLNLGEYFRYTTRNENQRATVEEEMKLVQNYLAIQHLRMQRLEYEIKVPESMLGLEIPRLSLQPIVENSVIHGIEPQIGDGRITITGVKEGEDNRIIVEDNGVGMSEEALEALLDKIHGSHHEEMGYGVWNVHQRLIYRFGEDAGLAIERSETGGMRFVLQWRDNETIDKDRQE; encoded by the coding sequence TTGAAGCTGAATATATTCTCGAAGCTGTTAATACTGTTATCTTTTATCCTGTTTCCGGTGGTCCTGCTTTACGGTTATTCCAATTGGACAAGCGTGAATGTCATCAAGACCCAGATTCAGGAGCTGAACTATAACAGGCTGTCTTTCTTCATGGATCAGGTGGAGAGCAATACGGATCAGATCGCGGTGCTCACGTCTGTTTTTGCCAGGGATTACTCGGTACAATCGCTGCAAGCCCGAAATAATTTCTCAACCTATAATGAAATTTCTTCCCTCAACGCGGTGGAGCACAAGCTCAGGCTGCAGCAGCTGGCAAGTCAATGGAAGAATCAGATTGTGCTGTACTATCCTCAGGCGGGGCTGATCGTACCGAATAATCTGGTGTCTAAGGAATCATTTCGTCTGAAGGACATTATCACCAACAAGCCGAAGATGTGGGTGTACGAGAAGGCGGAAGGCGGAGCCAACACCGGTTACCAATTCACACATTATGTTGTGGACAATTACTCGGATGATCCCGGCGAGATTTTGCAAGTGACCAAGGCCTATTTCTCAACCAAGATCTTAACGGACATGCTCCATGAATTTAATCAAAATAAAGCGGGAGAAACGTTCCTGTACCATCCCGTTCACGGTGACTTGTCCAACCCGGACCAACCGGTAAGACATAAAGCGCAGCTTATGCAACTCCTGCGGACGAAACCGCTTGAATCCATGCGAAATCAGACGGTCGAGTTTGAAGGACAGGCCTATATGGTTAACGCGCTGAAATCCGATAATCTGGATTGGTACCTGATGGACGTCGTGCCGATCAACAGCATTCTTTCGCCCATTACGCAGAACCGGAATTTATTCTACTCTTCCATAGCCGTCTTGCTGCTGCTGGGAACCTTGGCTTCCATGTGGTTGTATCGAAACGTGCAGGTGCCGATTAAGGAACTGCTCATGGCCTTCAGACGGATGCGCCACGGCGATTATTCCGTGAGAGTGGAGAGAGCAACCGGGGGCGAATTCGATGACTTGTTCTCCGGTTTTAACTATATGGCGGATGAAACGCAACACTTGATTGAGAAGGTGTATACGGAGCAGCTGCAATCAAAGGAAGCGAAGCTCAAACAGCTTCAGTCGCAGATTAATCCGCATTTTCTGTATAATTGCTTGTTTTATATTATGAATATGGCTACGCTCAAGGATGAGGAAGCGGTGGTGGCGATGTCGCTTAATCTGGGTGAATACTTCCGCTATACGACACGCAATGAGAATCAAAGAGCTACTGTGGAAGAAGAGATGAAGCTGGTACAGAATTACCTTGCGATTCAACATCTTCGGATGCAGAGACTTGAATATGAAATTAAGGTGCCCGAGAGCATGCTGGGCTTGGAAATTCCTAGACTCAGCCTGCAGCCGATTGTGGAAAATTCGGTCATTCACGGTATCGAGCCCCAAATCGGCGACGGCCGCATAACGATAACAGGCGTTAAAGAAGGGGAGGACAACCGCATTATCGTTGAAGATAACGGTGTCGGGATGTCGGAGGAAGCGCTTGAAGCGCTCCTGGACAAGATCCATGGCTCCCATCATGAGGAGATGGGGTATGGCGTCTGGAACGTACATCAACGACTGATCTATCGATTCGGGGAGGACGCGGGATTGGCGATTGAGCGGTCCGAGACCGGCGGTATGCGCTTCGTGCTTCAGTGGCGGGATAACGAAACTATAGATAAAGACAGGCAGGAGTGA
- a CDS encoding carbohydrate ABC transporter permease, with the protein MYYKTASYRTFTVFNTILIALLGLMCILPLVHILAVSFSDKASVNANLVNFWPVGFNLDAYQKTISNPVFISSLWNSFERVILGTFISMAVVILAAYPLSKDSTALRGRSAFAWYFIITMLFSGGLVPTYIVVSKLGLNNSVWALVLPGAVSVWNMILLMNFYRNVPKELEEAAFIDGANQLQTLWNVYLPISKPALATLTLFTLVGHWNSWFDGLIYMNRPELHPLATYLQTIVVEQNLKDLITNVQDADKLTQRSVKAAQIFIAVIPVLLVYPFLQKHFVKGMVLGAVKE; encoded by the coding sequence ATGTATTACAAAACAGCGTCATATCGCACGTTCACCGTGTTTAATACCATTCTGATCGCTCTTCTCGGGCTGATGTGCATTCTCCCGCTGGTGCATATTCTTGCGGTGTCTTTCAGTGACAAGGCCTCGGTTAATGCGAATCTGGTCAACTTCTGGCCGGTCGGATTTAACCTCGATGCTTATCAGAAAACCATTAGTAATCCTGTGTTTATCTCGTCTCTGTGGAATTCGTTCGAGCGGGTCATTCTGGGGACGTTCATCTCTATGGCTGTTGTTATTCTCGCGGCTTATCCCCTGTCGAAGGATTCGACCGCTCTTCGGGGGCGCTCGGCGTTCGCATGGTACTTCATCATTACGATGCTGTTTAGCGGCGGATTGGTACCAACCTATATCGTCGTGTCCAAATTGGGGCTGAACAACTCCGTCTGGGCGCTGGTTCTCCCGGGCGCGGTGAGCGTGTGGAACATGATTCTGCTGATGAACTTCTATCGCAATGTGCCTAAGGAGCTGGAGGAAGCGGCTTTCATCGACGGCGCCAATCAGCTGCAAACGTTGTGGAACGTGTATCTGCCCATCTCCAAGCCGGCTCTGGCCACACTGACCCTGTTCACGCTGGTCGGGCACTGGAATTCGTGGTTCGACGGGTTAATTTACATGAACCGGCCGGAGCTGCATCCGTTGGCAACTTACTTGCAGACCATCGTCGTTGAGCAGAATCTGAAGGATCTGATCACGAACGTTCAGGATGCGGATAAGCTGACCCAGCGGTCGGTGAAGGCGGCGCAAATCTTCATCGCGGTGATCCCGGTGCTGCTGGTGTATCCGTTCTTGCAGAAGCATTTTGTGAAGGGCATGGTGCTGGGGGCAGTGAAGGAGTAG